AAAGTAGGGAAGTTAGGGCTTAAGTTAGATGAATGTAAGATGCTATCCCTTACACAATTCATACTAAGATCATCATCCTGATTTAATGACTTGTCATTCTTCTTACTTGGTTCAAGTTATTGTTCCACAGTTGTTCTTGTTCTGTTCCAtcatttcattgtgtttcattggccctgaaaagcccctatggggagcggtcaattaagtaagtAATGTATTGTATGGCACAGATTAAAATAtggtaagtctcactcccagctagtctccctcgcagccgttttttggatgtcacgcaacgttcctAACTCCCagcagtcaatgggttaaactatGATGTAAGTCAAGTAAAACTGCTTTTTACACTGTCAGAAATGTTGCCAACACCCCGagtcttttaataataattattaaattaaattagaaATTTTTTGATAGATGCTATCTTGCAACCCCTTGGTCGTAAAATTAGTTTGGACACTGAGGAACCCATGAACCATTCACAAAGAATCGCAGAGATGCAACTTCGTGTAACGATAGTATTGTTTAATGATGTAATGCACCCAAAGAAGGATTAAGGTAGTTGCATTGCAATAgaaaaaggacaactgaaaatcaAACTCCAGAGTTCATTTTTCAATTTATGACTTACACGTACAAGCAACAATCGGTCAAATTTAATGTCACATGTAGGGAAGGGCACTCTCAAGGAGCGTGCTCTTTTGTGTGACACTGGCACCTCATGTGAGATGGAACTCAACAAAGCTAATCTAAACCAAGCTGTACCTCTTCCCTACCTGAGAGTAAGACTTGTAAATTTTACCCTggctaacaccagacgattttactttcCAATTGGGTGCGCTTTAGGCGTGAATGGATAAATTCAAGACTTTTTGGTATAAAGAAATGTTCACAatgacaaaaaaacattttttttgtttttgtgttgagTTGAAACTTTGTTTAGTGTAATTTGAATCGTCATAGATCTAGTAAAGTTAATGATTGTTTATATTCAATTGTCaattgggagcttaagcacgcgatgTTTTGAGGCATGGATGGATACCGGAAGTGATCATTTTTCACGCAAGGACAGACAACTGTGGTCTCTCTCAGATTTTttaactaatcgtctctaattgtgaaaagatacttagcagtgTGAATGTAGTAGTgccaagacaagttaaaaaggaaaacagctaacATCCAGTTGCCGTCTGTGACTCTGCAATGTCATTGTGTGCTTCCTCCATCAATTTAATGTTTTCTCAATGTATTTATCTACAAAAGGTTAATTAAGCATCATCTCTGCAGCATTATTGCACTAGTATTGCTTCTTTGTGACTGTTGTGGGTGTAATAATTGTTTGggatgcttgaaatttcatgtTGCGCGGCCTCagacaaaagaatgaaatttaAAGAATTTCAAACACTTGCTCTTAACTTTAAGAGCTGGCAGAAGTGGCTGTTTGACAAAAATAGATCTGAGACatcatttctttgctgttgaAGGAAATCGCAAGGCATCTGCAAGAAAAGGAATCGTTAAAATTGGAGCGTGCAAGGCAACGTCGTATAGAACGACAACAAAAGGAAGAAGCAGAGGGCAAAATGCTGAGTGAAGCTCTTTCAAAgctaaaagaaaatggaaaaaatcgTGTGAATCATTTTGAAGTGGCTGAAATTCAGACAGGTTAGTCAAACTCTTCTAATCAAGAATCAACCCAAACAACCTTCTAATAATACTTCCAAATGTTGTTATCTGGGTAATAAATAATAGTACTTAGTTATAGGTGTTTGCTGGTGTCATTGTTACCCTGTCTAGTTTATGAAATGATGTCATTCTGAGCAGGAACAAAATAATTCCCGATCAGTGTCTACCGTGAaattacagtactgtgcaaccTCTTTCGAGTCTCGAGTCTCGCGAGGATCGAGAAACGGCAGTCGAGAATCAAGCAGTTCCTGTTGTGATTTCATCGAGgagcaatctcgtacccagagtcctcgggctttttggccagcgggtgagcgcccggagagactttTGGATAATcgattttcccagaaaacgtgggttccggtcttatgacgtatggttgagtttaaaaggaagcagaaaagagaaaaccgttaacagtagaaatggcggattgaaagtgtttgagaaacaaaaattttagcctTGCACACAaaaaaactggagaaatgatcattggcttgctgtaagagtaagtgaagatgaaacctctgacgctttcggtgagtgtatttttggtgtttcagcgtacattccaccgtacagaacaggggcacccaacgagaatatagttcaaaaccacttaaacatagcattgttaaacgtattttagtatttaaacgacagatataggcatatttttatcccctaaaagtttttcatctgttcggattccctagctgaaagtctagtgatgcgaaaattatagggatcaaaacttaccttttcgaaaatttcagccagggaaaaggctcccgaaaattctaggtgacctttttagggtaaaaatccgttagaaatgggcaattatgccatgttttagatgttcgaaaatcctaggacaggcaggcaagcaaggaattttacaacaaatgttccgaaaagtctagatctcaaatcgtcttccgaacagatattttccgacaattgacgttgggtgcccctgacagaatgcaatgagaatgccatcgtgcaagcaaaacgatcgacaatttttttttgtggaaacgacacaaatgtcctcttcttttacaatttgatgtttccgtaattccagcatgaatggcttcgacaagaccttattccacggatttctcctcaaagagactgatgtaatgttttcctacggtacttttgcaacagcaacagtaatcactttttagcagttttagcagcgtgggaaaattcccgtgcggtatatgACATAATTCAAagctcgtcgttttattatttttgtgatttatatatttctgaggtagaaaaaatcaatcagcactgaaacttgttttagattttgaatctccctccaaattctggggcttccgaattacttaccgacttcctgtcggactgccattgtttcgcaagcggccaatcaaaaatatagttcaaatcgattatcccagagtctctccgggcgctcacccgctggccaaaaagcccgaggactctgggtacgagattgatcGAGGAGTAATGCTTTCGCGAAAGCTGAATTGATTATGAATAACTGACAAGGTTTCCCGTCCGTGATTTTGTGAGAATCAAGTGTCGAGGATCTAGTTTGATTTCGAGTGAATCAAGTCTCGATTCTCGAACTGATTTTTGATCCTCAATTCTCGTGATGAtcgagtcgagactgtcaacttacttttgcatggTTCTGTACTGTAAATTCGAACTGGGATACAGGAGAGGGTCTCTGCGGTAGGGGCAAGACATTGGCAAGACATTGGCAAGGCATTGGCACAGCGAGGCTCAGAGTACAGTAGTTTCCATGGTGGCCTTCCCCCCCTACACCTTCAATCTtagacaaaactcttgggaaaaattctagctttggcatcatttgacatgcaCTCACAAAGTATATCCGTCCTTACCCCTCTTCCCCCTTATTACCAATGTTGTAATAATGaggcaaaatactgtgcaagcctttggccgtttttttaaccaacattggaatgtGGGGGGAGCTGGGGAAGCAGGAAGAATTTAATCTTAATCACTGACAAATCAGAGTgccacattttcccaacgagttttgtacAAAATGGTAGGTAGGTCTCATTTTGCCACTGCTTACTTTgcacttttaaaaactttttaaaatcactcTTTAATACTTTTAGGTGGTTTTACTGTAGCAGTGCAGAGATTTTAATGCTAAGATTGTATTACATTGCATTAAATTTTGTCACAGCACTGGTTCCTGTGGGTTCTAGAGATCGCCCAGTGCATACAGATGATACGAAACCTCATCAGAAACTATCAGCAAAAGGTAGTAACAGTAGCAGAGGATCTGATAATGGCAACAGCATGGGAGAAGGAACTGTCGTTCAGCTGCCGCGACCGGCTGAGGGAGGACGCCTTGAGTGTGACAGGATTATTATGGATGATGGAACAGCTATTCAATTCTTTGATGAAAATGACGATTCAGGTGTGAGGGAAAAAGCCCACCGAAGATCAAGAGAACGACAGGATGAGGTGGGAAATTCTGATGAGTGACTGGTTCAACAAAAAAGTTTAAATATAGTGGCTGGTATTGtttacagtcatcaccttgcactcagtgtcggTCTCCAAATGCAGTAtcacgtcatttatatgtaaatactacaacttctaccatccaactttttttctccttaaaatatgtcttaaaatatgttttctgtgTGCCTATTACGAGTATATGAGACCAtttcttcgcaacacgatgataaatgggtggcaaaggggcaatttcaGCTTCAAAGTAATCTTTTTCCGggaaaggactggggcgagttccaaacAGCACCTTAACTAAGAAGAATTATCATGATTGTACTTggaagctcttgaacagcaaaagcggacATTGTTGCCTCTCTTTAGATGGCCAGCGTGAAATGCCAtcatctccgaagtcgcaatgttatgcgcagtatgagatgcgcggtgcaaaacaagggaatcttCTTAAGCCAATCATTAAGGGCGACagctcgtgtttttaaacccgataaaacactgctgcgagttttttaaacatttcttaGAAACCCACCTTTTTTACTGATATTcccattaaaattatcaaacccCTGCTAACCTTCTATtttatacatatttttattatccttgttgcttcaaaacgccaaacataccgttttgaatGATCACTGCGTAtttgtattccggaatagggtcagtcAAACGCATCCTAATACTGACAAGCACATAATGACTGGCTCCCTCCGTTTGAGTGAACTCAGTGAAGTATCTTCATAGAATTAACCACATTTCCGTTTATGATTTGAAATTCTCGCCCAAGTCTCGCTTTTAAGGCAaacagaactcggaaatggaccaTTGAAAAAGAACTCTTCATACGGTGGACTAAATAAGTAGCCGCTTTTGTTTAACTCTGTGCGCTAAGAAAGACATGTATGATGACATAATTTTCTTTTGACCAAGGAAAACCAGAAGAACACATTGCCCTCCTGATGGCTCTGTTAATATCTGTTAATATCTTGGATTTTCAcatctctttttattttattttgtgcaTTATTTTCACTGTCCTCGTTAATGCTTGATTCTTTACAGAACCATCGGAGTGGGTTTTTCGTCACTTTGTGCTCGAGTTGGAGGAATGGCTGCCCCGTATATAGTGGTAAGAGAAGGGGTGATCTTATTATTTATATACTCCATCTTACCTAGATAAGAGGAAGATCGCTTCCACAAAAATTGACGTTACTGTCAGAActtaataacaaataataatcaTGCATGGATTAGTAAAGTGCGTTCTATCTCtagtaatattttttttaataataataataataataataataaagcgtAGGTGAGCATGAAAGCGTGAGGACGCAAGTTCTCTTGCTCCTGCTGAAACATCAATTTTGACGCTTAAATAATGCGTGTGCTCGCAATCTTAGTATTGATCTTGAATAACATCTACAATGATCAACATACCACGTCAACAACTAGCGCAACACGCTTGTAACCAACCAAATACTTCAAGTTTAGAAGATGGACAAACGAGTGCTGTAGAACACCGCGCAAGAACTAAGTGGACCGTGGAAATGAATTTTGCTTTGATAGAAGCGAGGAACGGAGCTGAGGACTTAGTGGATCCTATCACAGAATGTGGAAATTGTAAAACGATTACATCGTAATTAGAAATTTATTGTAAGAAAGGACAACGGAAAAAGAACTTGGTATATAAGTTATTCAAAGCAGCCGTTACTAAGAAATGTCCTTAGTTGCAGGCTCGAAACGAGGTTA
The genomic region above belongs to Montipora capricornis isolate CH-2021 chromosome 8, ASM3666992v2, whole genome shotgun sequence and contains:
- the LOC138060446 gene encoding uncharacterized protein, producing MLSEALSKLKENGKNRVNHFEVAEIQTALVPVGSRDRPVHTDDTKPHQKLSAKGSNSSRGSDNGNSMGEGTVVQLPRPAEGGRLECDRIIMDDGTAIQFFDENDDSGVREKAHRRSRERQDENHRSGFFVTLCSSWRNGCPVYSGCYRTRLGSTGRLRRHIILRWGNRNVATRDTRKDASRLRRKGKRRRWKGDFVGAKARIRRLHFNCLAEQYKLNADFLLFFRSC